The region AATGTACGTTGCGTAGCCCTGGATCGGGTTCTTCAGTGCCTCGGTCAAGTCCTCCTCCCTGATTGATCagatgatggcgatgacTTGCGCAGCTGCAGCAAGCAAGTTGCTTCGGCCCTGCGCCTTAACAAAGCTTGCCTCGGCCCCCTGACCTCCATCTTCGGCTGCTTTGCGCAATGCGGTCTTGTGAAGGCACATCAAGGCGGTGTGTACCAGGACGTGGATATAAATAGTATCTTGACACCCAATACTGGCAGGGAGGCGGAGATCTCGGGGCAAGCTGATGGGGAGGGCAAGCAGATCATTGCCAACGTCTTGCTGTCGAGCCCAATAAGATTCTAGGTTGTGCTCGGCCTGCGCCTCTGGCTGAGACTCAGTAGTCTCCAAGTCCATAGCTCGATAAAAGAGATGAGCTGCGAGAACACGTGCTCCCAGACGCGAAACGGGTGGTGACCTTTCTCGCAATGCCTGGTGTAAAGTGTTTGTGTGTTCTTGAGGCGTCTCTTCTCCACCGCTCGTGAAGGCTTCCTCTGGTTTAGGAAGCAGCGTGTGCACCATCCGGTCGTCAATAATGGAAGGCAACGCTGAGGTTGCGAAAACCAACCGATCTGCAGAGTTAATCACCCACCAGGTCCTGCGGcgctcctccatctcaatcCAGTCGAGGTTTCGCGAAGACGGCGGCTCAAGATGAGACTGAAACAGAGATGGTGGCTGTGGGCATCTGTCGAGTTGGTGCAGATTCAGGATCTGCGCGATCCTGATGCTCTTCCCCAGGCTGAGGGAAGCGCGA is a window of Podospora pseudopauciseta strain CBS 411.78 chromosome 1, whole genome shotgun sequence DNA encoding:
- a CDS encoding hypothetical protein (EggNog:ENOG503Q0C6; COG:B), which produces MIHPSRYLESLRSDVPSRQPPSFLQLVIMATGASTDPSHASLAMSLYRRARKLAEQDEAKLRAQSTLFSRASLSLGKSIRIAQILNLHQLDRCPQPPSLFQSHLEPPSSRNLDWIEMEERRRTWWVINSADRLVFATSALPSIIDDRMVHTLLPKPEEAFTSGGEETPQEHTNTLHQALRERSPPVSRLGARVLAAHLFYRAMDLETTESQPEAQAEHNLESYWARQQDVGNDLLALPISLPRDLRLPASIGCQDTIYIHVLVHTALMCLHKTALRKAAEDGGQGAEASFVKAQGRSNLLAAAAQVIAII